The following proteins are co-located in the Manihot esculenta cultivar AM560-2 chromosome 7, M.esculenta_v8, whole genome shotgun sequence genome:
- the LOC110619355 gene encoding DEAD-box ATP-dependent RNA helicase 18 isoform X1: MDGESPNPNRALTETRFSDLKPPLSEPVLEALTLTGFEYCTPVQAATIPLLCSYKDVAVDAATGSGKTLAFVVPLVEILRRASASHKSHQVMGIILSPTRELSSQIYNVAQPFIATLSNVKSILLVGGGDVKADVKKIEEEGANILIGTPGRLYDIMERVDFLDFRNLEVLILDEADRLLDMGFQKQINSIMAHLPKLRRTGLFSATQTEAVEELSKAGLRNPVRVEVRAETKSLTDSASSHSKTPSGLQLEYLECEEDNKSSQLVDLLIKNKSKKIIVYFMTCACVDYWGVVLPRLTALKGFSLIPLHGKMKQTAREKALASFTSLTNGILLCTDVAARGLDIPGVDCIVQYDPPQDPNVFIHRVGRTARLGRQGSAIVFLLPKEEAYVEFLHIRRVPLQKKEKSDHAPDVVPQIRSAAKKDRDVMEKGLRAFVSFIRAYKEHHCSYIFRWKELEIGKLGMGFGLLQLPSMPEVKHHSLSTVGFTPVEDIKLEDIKYKDKSREKQRKKNLQAKKEAQQQEAKPQKPKKNPNDAAPTVMRKKTAKQRRAAQTVEDEDELAREYRLLKKLKKGTIDESEYAKLTGTEELL; encoded by the exons ATGGACGGTGAATCGCCGAATCCGAATAGAGCGTTAACGGAAACGCGCTTCTCCGATCTAAAACCGCCACTCTCAGAGCCAGTTCTCGAAGCTCTAACATTAACAGGTTTCGAGTATTGCACGCCGGTCCAAGCAGCCACGATTCCACTACTTTGCAGCTACAAGGATGTTGCAGTCGACGCTGCAACCGGCTCTGGAAAAACCCTCGCTTTCGTAGTCCCACTTGTCGAGATTCTCCGTCGAGCCTCCGCTTCTCACAAATCCCACCAG GTGATGGGGATAATTCTCTCTCCTACTAGGGAGTTGTCATCACAAATATATAACGTTGCTCAGCCTTTCATTGCAACTTTGTCGAATGTTAAGTCGATTCTTCTTGTTGGCGGAGGAGATGTGAAAGCTGATGTGAAGAAAATAGAGGAGGAAGGAGCTAATATATTGATTGGAACGCCTGGAAGACTTTATGACATCATGGAACGTGTGGATTTCTTGGACTTTCGAAACCTGGAG GTTTTAATCTTGGATGAGGCTGATCGACTCTTGGATATGGGATTCCAAAAGCAGATAAATTCCATTATGGCTCACTTACCCAAGCTTCGCAGGACTGGTCTTTTTTCAGCTACTCAAACTGAGGCAGTTGAAGAGTTATCCAAAGCTGGACTAAGGAATCCTGTGAGGGTTGAAGTTCGAGCAGAAACAAAATCATTGACTGACTCTGCATCTTCACATTCAAAAACACCTTCAGGCCTTCAACTTGAG TATTTAGAATGCGAAGAAGATAATAAATCGTCTCAGCTTGTTGATCTCCTTATTAAGAACAAGTCAAAGAAGATCATAGT ATATTTTATGACGTGTGCATGTGTTGATTATTGGGGAGTTGTTCTTCCACGTCTTACTGCTTTAAAGGGCTTCTCACTGATTCCCCTTCATGGGAAGATGAAGCAG ACTGCAAGAGAGAAAGCATTGGCTTCATTTACATCTCTcacaaatggcattcttctatgtACGGATGTTGCAGCACGTGGACTTGATATTCCAGGCGTTGATTGTATAGTGCAG TATGATCCTCCTCAGGATCCAAATGTTTTCATTCACAGAGTTGGCCGAACTGCTCGGTTGGGTAGACAAGGAAGTGCAATCGTTTTCCTTTTGCCAAAG GAGGAAGCTTATGTTGAATTTCTGCATATAAGAAGGGTTCCTCTTCAAAAGAAGGAAAAATCAGATCATGCTCCTGATGTTGTTCCTCAG ATACGATCTGCTGCCAAGAAGGACCGAGATGTCATGGAGAAGGGACTGAGAGCATTTGTTTCATTTATCCGTGCATATAAAGAGCATCATTGTTCGTACATTTTCAG ATGGAAAGAACTTGAAATTGGGAAATTGGGCATGGGATTTGGCTTATTGCAGCTCCCTTCAATGCCTGAGGTAAAGCACCACTCACTTTCAACCGTCGGTTTTACTCCAGTTGAGGACATCAAATTGGAGGACATCAAGTACAA GGATAAATCTCGGGAGAAACAAAGGAAGAAGAATTTGCAAGCGAAGAAAGAAGCACAACAGCAAGAAGCAAAACCtcagaagcccaagaagaacccCAATGACGCTGCCCCTACTGTTATGAGGAAGAAAACCGCTAAGCAGAGACGAGCTGCGCAGACGgttgaagatgaagatgaattGGCGCGGGAGTATCGATTACTGAAGAAGCTAAAGAAGGGGACCATCGATGAAAGTGAATATGCAAAGTTAACAGGAACTGAAGAATTACTATAA
- the LOC110619355 gene encoding DEAD-box ATP-dependent RNA helicase 18 isoform X2 has protein sequence MDGESPNPNRALTETRFSDLKPPLSEPVLEALTLTGFEYCTPVQAATIPLLCSYKDVAVDAATGSGKTLAFVVPLVEILRRASASHKSHQVMGIILSPTRELSSQIYNVAQPFIATLSNVKSILLVGGGDVKADVKKIEEEGANILIGTPGRLYDIMERVDFLDFRNLEVLILDEADRLLDMGFQKQINSIMAHLPKLRRTGLFSATQTEAVEELSKAGLRNPVRVEVRAETKSLTDSASSHSKTPSGLQLEYLECEEDNKSSQLVDLLIKNKSKKIIVYFMTCACVDYWGVVLPRLTALKGFSLIPLHGKMKQTAREKALASFTSLTNGILLCTDVAARGLDIPGVDCIVQYDPPQDPNVFIHRVGRTARLGRQGSAIVFLLPKEEAYVEFLHIRRVPLQKKEKSDHAPDVVPQIRSAAKKDRDVMEKGLRAFVSFIRAYKEHHCSYIFRVGTVSSIPS, from the exons ATGGACGGTGAATCGCCGAATCCGAATAGAGCGTTAACGGAAACGCGCTTCTCCGATCTAAAACCGCCACTCTCAGAGCCAGTTCTCGAAGCTCTAACATTAACAGGTTTCGAGTATTGCACGCCGGTCCAAGCAGCCACGATTCCACTACTTTGCAGCTACAAGGATGTTGCAGTCGACGCTGCAACCGGCTCTGGAAAAACCCTCGCTTTCGTAGTCCCACTTGTCGAGATTCTCCGTCGAGCCTCCGCTTCTCACAAATCCCACCAG GTGATGGGGATAATTCTCTCTCCTACTAGGGAGTTGTCATCACAAATATATAACGTTGCTCAGCCTTTCATTGCAACTTTGTCGAATGTTAAGTCGATTCTTCTTGTTGGCGGAGGAGATGTGAAAGCTGATGTGAAGAAAATAGAGGAGGAAGGAGCTAATATATTGATTGGAACGCCTGGAAGACTTTATGACATCATGGAACGTGTGGATTTCTTGGACTTTCGAAACCTGGAG GTTTTAATCTTGGATGAGGCTGATCGACTCTTGGATATGGGATTCCAAAAGCAGATAAATTCCATTATGGCTCACTTACCCAAGCTTCGCAGGACTGGTCTTTTTTCAGCTACTCAAACTGAGGCAGTTGAAGAGTTATCCAAAGCTGGACTAAGGAATCCTGTGAGGGTTGAAGTTCGAGCAGAAACAAAATCATTGACTGACTCTGCATCTTCACATTCAAAAACACCTTCAGGCCTTCAACTTGAG TATTTAGAATGCGAAGAAGATAATAAATCGTCTCAGCTTGTTGATCTCCTTATTAAGAACAAGTCAAAGAAGATCATAGT ATATTTTATGACGTGTGCATGTGTTGATTATTGGGGAGTTGTTCTTCCACGTCTTACTGCTTTAAAGGGCTTCTCACTGATTCCCCTTCATGGGAAGATGAAGCAG ACTGCAAGAGAGAAAGCATTGGCTTCATTTACATCTCTcacaaatggcattcttctatgtACGGATGTTGCAGCACGTGGACTTGATATTCCAGGCGTTGATTGTATAGTGCAG TATGATCCTCCTCAGGATCCAAATGTTTTCATTCACAGAGTTGGCCGAACTGCTCGGTTGGGTAGACAAGGAAGTGCAATCGTTTTCCTTTTGCCAAAG GAGGAAGCTTATGTTGAATTTCTGCATATAAGAAGGGTTCCTCTTCAAAAGAAGGAAAAATCAGATCATGCTCCTGATGTTGTTCCTCAG ATACGATCTGCTGCCAAGAAGGACCGAGATGTCATGGAGAAGGGACTGAGAGCATTTGTTTCATTTATCCGTGCATATAAAGAGCATCATTGTTCGTACATTTTCAG GGTTGGGACTGTATCCAGTATTCCTTCATAA
- the LOC110619744 gene encoding LOB domain-containing protein 12, whose product MGGNSPCASCKLLRRRCAKDCIFAPYFPSDDPHKFAIVHKVFGASNVSKMLQELPVHQRADAVSSIVYEANARVRDPVYGCVGAISYLQNQVSQLQMQLAVAQAEILCIQMQNEPVMPTPHIDPDDDKSSYLLQNNLPQYLNFASSSNVIHDSLKRESIFGDIIS is encoded by the exons ATGGGCGGAAATTCTCCATGTGCTTCCTGCAAGTTGCTTAGACGCCGCTGCGCTAAGGACTGCATTTTCGCTCCTTACTTCCCCTCCGATGACCCTCACAAGTTCGCTATTGTTCACAAAGTTTTTGGTGCTAGCAACGTTAGCAAAATGCTCCAG GAGCTACCGGTTCATCAGAGGGCAGATGCAGTGAGCAGCATAGTGTATGAAGCTAATGCAAGGGTGAGAGACCCGGTTTATGGATGTGTTGGAGCCATATCATATCTGCAAAACCAGGTTTCTCAGCTTCAAATGCAGCTTGCAGTAGCTCAAgctgagatactatgcattcaGATGCAGAATGAACCAGTTATGCCAACCCCACATATTGATCCAGATGATGACAAATCATCATATCTTCTCCAAAATAATCTCCCTCAGTACCTTAATTTTGCATCTTCTAGCAATGTAATTCATGATTCTCTTAAGAGAGAGAGCATTTTTGGAGAcattatttcttaa